In Bordetella holmesii ATCC 51541, the following proteins share a genomic window:
- a CDS encoding FAD binding domain protein produces MGDIDYQALEFAYQACADQQAGAAAAHRVVIVGAGPVGLSTALDLARRGIRVIVLDDDCKLSSGSRAICFSKRTLEIWDRLGVGQRMVDKGVSWNVGKVFFREGEVWRFDLLPESGHQRPPFAARALRGLAAQYPRRGSLRRRHVAR; encoded by the coding sequence GTGGGAGACATCGATTATCAGGCGCTGGAGTTCGCCTACCAGGCCTGCGCCGACCAGCAGGCCGGCGCCGCCGCCGCGCACCGCGTCGTGATCGTGGGCGCCGGGCCCGTGGGCCTTTCCACGGCGCTGGACCTGGCCCGGCGCGGCATCCGCGTCATCGTGCTGGACGACGATTGCAAGCTGTCCAGCGGCTCGCGCGCCATCTGTTTTTCCAAACGCACGCTGGAGATCTGGGATCGTCTCGGCGTCGGCCAACGCATGGTCGACAAGGGCGTATCCTGGAATGTCGGCAAAGTGTTTTTTCGCGAAGGCGAAGTCTGGCGTTTTGATCTGCTGCCCGAAAGCGGTCATCAGCGGCCGCCTTTCGCTGCCCGCGCGCTACGCGGACTCGCCGCTCAATACCCCCGACGTGGATCCCTTCGCCGCCGCCATGTCGCCCGGTAG
- a CDS encoding putative oxygenase, which produces MAADAPITDDLSRQWWLQVLDGGFTLAWFGGEQAPDGQTLANLSALADHPLAPRIVLIRPAGARWQAEPGACCVTDTAGMLAARYDAQPGTCYLIRPDQHIAARRRDTDTVALSAALRRAAGHP; this is translated from the coding sequence GTGGCAGCCGACGCCCCCATCACGGATGACCTGTCCCGCCAATGGTGGCTGCAAGTGCTCGACGGCGGTTTTACCCTGGCCTGGTTTGGCGGCGAGCAGGCACCGGACGGGCAGACACTGGCCAATCTGAGTGCTCTGGCGGACCACCCCCTGGCGCCCCGGATCGTCCTGATACGCCCGGCTGGCGCGCGCTGGCAGGCCGAGCCCGGTGCCTGCTGCGTGACGGATACCGCCGGCATGCTCGCGGCTCGCTATGACGCGCAGCCAGGAACCTGCTACCTGATCCGCCCCGACCAGCACATTGCCGCGCGACGCCGGGACACGGATACCGTCGCATTGAGCGCAGCGCTTCGCCGCGCAGCCGGTCACCCGTAA
- the dntR gene encoding lysR-type regulatory protein has protein sequence MDLALGAFDGLGGGIVQRMLFRQGYATLFRRAHPRAHAGMAARAFRAERHLIVSRAAPEGQVNQALERAGVSLADQFSVPHFAAVPYIVSTTDLLATVPQKLAASAASHFGLQMMTPPLKVASLQTNLYWHRRFQRDGANQWLRTLIIEVFADRL, from the coding sequence GTGGATCTCGCCCTGGGGGCATTCGACGGACTGGGTGGTGGCATCGTGCAGCGCATGCTGTTTCGCCAGGGGTATGCGACGCTGTTTCGCCGCGCCCATCCAAGAGCGCATGCGGGCATGGCGGCGCGGGCCTTCCGGGCCGAGCGGCATTTGATCGTCTCGCGTGCCGCGCCCGAAGGGCAGGTGAACCAGGCGCTCGAGCGTGCCGGCGTGTCGCTGGCCGATCAGTTCAGTGTGCCGCACTTTGCCGCCGTGCCCTATATCGTCAGCACGACGGATCTGCTGGCCACCGTGCCGCAAAAGCTGGCTGCCAGCGCGGCGTCGCACTTTGGCCTGCAAATGATGACGCCACCGCTCAAGGTGGCATCGCTGCAAACCAACCTTTACTGGCACCGCCGCTTTCAACGCGACGGCGCCAATCAATGGTTGCGTACCCTCATCATCGAGGTCTTCGCCGATCGGCTCTAG
- a CDS encoding bacterial regulatory helix-turn-helix, lysR family protein: MDPLRQLDLNLLVVFQHLLQERNISAVARRLDLSQPAVSNALRRLRAAFGDELFVRTAQGMLPTPLAQGMGGPVGEALSLLAHLTDAAQPFDPAGSQRRLRIAMSDVGEIHFMPGLMDACARHAPGVRIDSVRLSGADL, encoded by the coding sequence ATGGATCCGTTGCGGCAGCTCGACCTCAATCTGCTGGTGGTGTTTCAGCACCTGCTGCAGGAGCGCAATATCTCCGCGGTGGCGCGCCGCCTGGATTTGTCCCAGCCAGCGGTCAGCAACGCGCTGCGGCGCTTGCGCGCCGCCTTTGGCGACGAGCTCTTCGTGCGCACTGCACAAGGCATGTTGCCCACCCCCTTGGCCCAGGGCATGGGCGGGCCGGTCGGCGAGGCCTTGTCCTTGCTTGCGCATTTGACGGATGCTGCCCAGCCGTTTGATCCCGCTGGCAGTCAGCGGCGGCTACGCATCGCCATGTCGGATGTCGGCGAGATCCACTTCATGCCTGGCCTGATGGATGCCTGTGCGCGGCACGCCCCGGGCGTCAGGATTGACTCCGTACGTTTGTCAGGCGCCGACCTGTAG
- the hmgA gene encoding homogentisate 1,2-dioxygenase, with protein sequence MSLQYQSGFGNACATEALPGALPVGRNSPQQCPYGLYAEQLSGTAFTAPRGENRRSWLYRIRPGVVHRPFLPYEGARTWLGDFGHGPVTPNQLRWSPLPLPAEPTDFIDGVHTWGGNGSPDEQNGVGIHLYAANQSMQGRFFYNADAELLLVPQEGRLHLATEMGLIELAPLEIAVIPRGVRFRVELPDGQARGYLLENFGTALRLPELGPIGSNCLANARDFLAPVAWYEDVEGDVELIAKFSGGFWRAPWTHSPLDVVAWHGTHTPYKYDLRNFNTVGSISFDHPDPSIFTVLTSPSDTPGTANLDFAIFPPRILTMENTFRPPWFHRNIASEFMGLIQGVYDAKAEGFAPGGASLHNCMSGHGPDADTFEKASAADTRQPHYIRDTMAFMFETRRVIRPTQQALQSPQLQGDYYQCWQGLKKHFNPERA encoded by the coding sequence ATGTCCCTGCAATACCAATCGGGCTTTGGCAACGCCTGCGCCACCGAAGCGCTGCCCGGTGCCCTGCCCGTCGGCCGCAATTCGCCCCAGCAATGCCCATATGGCCTGTATGCCGAGCAACTCTCCGGCACGGCCTTCACCGCGCCGCGCGGCGAGAATCGCCGCTCGTGGCTCTATCGCATCCGGCCCGGCGTCGTGCACCGGCCTTTTCTGCCTTACGAAGGCGCGCGCACTTGGCTGGGCGACTTCGGCCACGGACCGGTCACGCCCAATCAGCTGCGCTGGAGCCCCCTGCCCCTGCCCGCCGAGCCGACCGACTTCATCGATGGCGTGCACACGTGGGGTGGCAATGGCAGCCCTGACGAGCAAAACGGCGTTGGCATTCATCTGTACGCCGCCAACCAGAGCATGCAAGGCCGCTTTTTCTACAACGCCGACGCCGAGCTGCTGTTGGTGCCCCAGGAGGGCCGCCTGCATCTGGCTACCGAGATGGGCCTGATCGAACTGGCGCCGCTGGAAATCGCCGTCATCCCACGGGGAGTGCGCTTTCGCGTCGAGCTTCCCGATGGGCAGGCGCGCGGTTACCTGCTGGAGAATTTCGGCACCGCCTTGCGGCTGCCCGAGCTCGGCCCCATCGGCTCCAACTGCCTGGCCAACGCGCGCGACTTCCTCGCGCCTGTAGCCTGGTATGAGGACGTCGAGGGCGACGTCGAACTCATCGCCAAGTTCAGCGGCGGGTTCTGGCGTGCCCCGTGGACCCACTCGCCGCTGGACGTCGTGGCCTGGCATGGCACGCACACTCCTTACAAATACGACCTGCGCAACTTCAATACCGTGGGGTCCATCAGTTTCGACCATCCGGACCCGTCGATCTTCACCGTGCTGACGTCGCCGTCTGACACCCCGGGCACGGCCAACCTGGATTTCGCCATCTTCCCGCCGCGCATCCTGACGATGGAAAACACGTTCCGTCCGCCGTGGTTTCATCGCAATATCGCCAGCGAGTTCATGGGCCTGATCCAGGGTGTTTACGACGCCAAGGCCGAAGGCTTTGCCCCGGGCGGCGCAAGCCTGCACAACTGCATGAGCGGCCATGGCCCGGACGCCGACACCTTCGAGAAGGCCAGTGCCGCCGACACCCGCCAGCCGCACTACATCCGAGACACCATGGCCTTTATGTTCGAGACGCGCCGCGTCATCCGGCCGACCCAGCAAGCCCTGCAATCGCCCCAATTGCAAGGCGATTACTATCAGTGCTGGCAGGGCCTGAAGAAGCACTTCAACCCCGAGCGCGCCTGA
- the fahA gene encoding fumarylacetoacetase: MNETHDPAIKSWVASANTADTDFPIQNLPFASFRRRGSQQAYRPGVAIGQYIVDLDALRAAEPFDGAAAQALQACADTHLNTLMDLGPAAWSALRLALSRALREGAALRTVIEPLLVAQADAEFTTPARIGDYTDFYISLHHATAIGKQFRPDNPLLPNYKWVPIGYHGRASSIGVEQRFARPVGQQRPATEGDTPLFGPCKRLDYELELSIFVGQGNPQGERIPLDSAESHVFGLGILNDWSARDIQAWEYQPLGPFLSKNFASTISPWVVTLEALAPFRTPWRRTEGEPQPLPYLASPSNRAEGAFDVQMEVLMTTEASRAQQAQPARLSSSNFRDAYWNVAQLIAHHTVNGCNLQAGDMLGTGTLSGPGASEAGSLLELSQGGKTPIELPWGETRTFLEDGDQIIIRAECVKPGYPRIGFGQCIGTVTPARL, from the coding sequence TTGAACGAAACCCATGACCCGGCCATCAAGAGCTGGGTAGCCAGCGCCAACACCGCCGACACCGACTTTCCTATCCAGAATCTGCCCTTCGCGTCGTTTCGGCGCCGCGGTTCGCAGCAGGCCTATCGTCCGGGAGTGGCCATTGGCCAGTACATCGTCGATCTGGACGCGCTGCGCGCAGCAGAGCCTTTTGACGGCGCGGCCGCCCAAGCCCTGCAAGCCTGCGCCGATACGCACTTGAATACGCTGATGGATTTGGGCCCGGCGGCCTGGAGCGCCTTGCGTCTGGCGCTGTCGCGCGCATTGCGTGAAGGCGCGGCCCTGCGCACGGTCATCGAACCCTTGCTGGTCGCCCAGGCCGACGCCGAGTTCACCACGCCCGCGCGCATTGGCGACTACACCGACTTCTATATCTCGCTGCATCACGCCACCGCCATTGGCAAGCAGTTCCGTCCGGACAACCCCCTGCTGCCCAACTACAAATGGGTGCCCATCGGTTATCACGGCCGGGCATCGTCCATTGGCGTGGAACAGCGTTTTGCGCGCCCGGTCGGCCAGCAACGCCCGGCAACCGAAGGCGACACGCCGCTGTTCGGCCCCTGCAAGCGGCTGGACTACGAACTCGAACTGAGCATCTTCGTCGGCCAGGGCAATCCACAAGGCGAACGCATCCCGCTGGATTCGGCCGAGAGCCATGTCTTTGGCCTGGGCATTCTGAATGACTGGTCCGCCCGCGACATCCAGGCCTGGGAGTACCAGCCCCTCGGGCCGTTTCTGTCGAAGAACTTCGCCTCGACCATTTCGCCCTGGGTCGTGACCCTCGAGGCGCTGGCGCCTTTCCGCACGCCGTGGCGGCGCACGGAAGGCGAGCCCCAGCCTCTGCCTTATCTGGCGTCGCCGTCGAACCGCGCAGAAGGCGCCTTTGACGTCCAGATGGAAGTGCTGATGACCACCGAGGCGTCGCGTGCTCAGCAGGCCCAACCGGCGCGGCTATCGAGCAGCAACTTCCGCGACGCCTACTGGAATGTGGCCCAGCTCATCGCTCACCACACTGTCAATGGGTGCAATCTGCAGGCCGGCGACATGTTGGGCACGGGCACGCTGTCGGGTCCCGGTGCCAGCGAAGCCGGCTCCCTGCTCGAACTCAGTCAGGGCGGCAAGACCCCGATCGAACTGCCCTGGGGCGAGACGCGCACCTTCCTGGAAGATGGCGACCAGATCATCATCCGCGCCGAGTGCGTCAAACCGGGTTATCCGCGCATCGGTTTTGGCCAGTGCATCGGCACGGTGACCCCTGCTCGCCTGTAA
- a CDS encoding bacterial regulatory s, gntR family protein, which produces MTVLYDSQAVLRRPRNLAQGLVESFTERIRAGAIAPGQKLPTESEIMRQFGVSRTVVREALSRLQASGLVVTHHGVGTYALQPAGGTDFRVDPADLGAVRGVLVLLELRVCVETEAAGLAALRRTPEQLAAMRRTLDTFQSRMREQGDTITPDFEFHLLVAQATGNRYFADLMSHLGSAVIPHTRINSARLASEDDEPYLVRVNFEHETIYGAIRRQDAEAARAAMRTHLSNSRERLRGMDASR; this is translated from the coding sequence ATGACTGTTCTCTACGACTCGCAGGCCGTGCTACGGCGCCCGCGCAATCTGGCCCAAGGGCTGGTCGAGAGCTTTACCGAGCGTATACGGGCCGGCGCCATCGCACCCGGCCAGAAACTGCCGACCGAATCTGAAATCATGCGGCAGTTCGGGGTGAGCCGCACGGTCGTGCGTGAAGCCCTTTCGCGCCTGCAGGCCAGCGGCCTGGTCGTCACCCATCATGGCGTAGGGACATACGCCCTGCAACCGGCCGGCGGGACGGATTTTCGCGTCGATCCGGCCGATCTGGGCGCGGTGCGCGGTGTCCTGGTGCTGCTTGAGCTGCGCGTCTGTGTGGAAACCGAGGCTGCGGGTCTGGCGGCGTTGAGGCGCACGCCCGAGCAATTGGCTGCGATGCGGCGCACGCTGGACACCTTTCAGAGCCGGATGCGCGAGCAGGGCGATACGATCACGCCGGATTTCGAGTTTCATCTGCTCGTGGCCCAGGCAACGGGCAATCGTTATTTCGCCGATTTGATGTCGCACTTGGGGTCGGCGGTCATTCCGCATACCCGCATCAACTCGGCCCGACTCGCCTCCGAGGATGACGAGCCCTATCTGGTGCGCGTCAATTTCGAGCACGAAACCATCTACGGCGCGATTCGCCGCCAGGATGCCGAGGCCGCGCGCGCGGCCATGCGCACGCATCTGAGTAACAGCCGCGAGCGTCTGCGCGGTATGGATGCGTCGCGCTGA
- a CDS encoding basic membrane family protein, producing MSARRLLVLFGQRGGFNEAALTGAARAEQAGQRLEVHWIADAQAREHALRALCASSPDLVIVHGGQGDVPVSAVAKDFPGTQFAITQGSHVAGNVASYEILQEHTAFLAGILAALRAGDGAAAHLSGERVRPGLKGRAAYADGVQRISGRDPLTGFCGNQHDPELAGRWGQAMMAQGARVIFAMLDAGRPGLSAACRQAGVWQIGNVVDWVARDPQVFLASALADSGLCVQRAAADHAAARLATGRLTTFGLEHAQALRLVLGPEVSAAERAALDEWSARLSQGRISLAQDYVGPEFSPVSEALSEETRRYNEAGFFSPPGCWLPGLSR from the coding sequence ATGAGTGCGCGCCGTTTGCTGGTGTTATTTGGACAACGAGGCGGTTTCAATGAAGCGGCCCTGACCGGGGCCGCGCGGGCAGAGCAGGCCGGGCAGCGTCTGGAGGTGCATTGGATCGCCGATGCCCAGGCGCGGGAGCACGCCTTGCGGGCGTTGTGCGCCAGCTCGCCGGACTTAGTGATCGTGCACGGCGGGCAGGGTGATGTGCCGGTGTCGGCGGTGGCGAAAGACTTTCCCGGCACGCAGTTCGCCATTACCCAGGGCAGCCATGTGGCAGGCAACGTGGCCAGCTATGAAATCCTGCAGGAACACACCGCTTTTCTGGCCGGCATCCTCGCCGCCTTGCGCGCGGGAGACGGCGCGGCAGCGCATCTGTCGGGTGAGCGTGTGCGGCCTGGGCTCAAAGGGCGCGCCGCCTACGCAGACGGTGTCCAGCGCATCAGTGGCCGCGATCCCTTGACGGGATTTTGCGGCAACCAGCATGACCCGGAGCTGGCCGGCAGGTGGGGACAGGCCATGATGGCGCAAGGCGCGCGCGTCATCTTCGCCATGCTGGATGCCGGCAGGCCAGGGTTGAGCGCCGCGTGCAGGCAGGCTGGCGTCTGGCAGATAGGCAATGTTGTCGATTGGGTGGCACGCGATCCGCAGGTTTTTCTGGCCTCGGCGCTGGCCGACTCTGGGCTATGTGTCCAACGGGCAGCCGCAGACCATGCCGCCGCGCGGCTGGCCACGGGGCGGTTGACGACCTTCGGGCTGGAGCACGCTCAGGCGTTGCGGCTCGTGCTGGGCCCTGAGGTGAGTGCGGCCGAGCGTGCCGCGCTTGACGAATGGTCGGCGCGTTTGAGCCAGGGCCGGATAAGCCTCGCGCAGGACTACGTGGGACCCGAATTTTCACCTGTTTCAGAGGCGTTGTCGGAGGAGACCCGCCGGTATAATGAGGCCGGTTTTTTTTCTCCACCCGGCTGTTGGCTGCCGGGACTCTCTCGATGA
- a CDS encoding tripartite tricarboxylate transporter receptor family protein has translation MLSRRQLLLASAALPLVRVARAASPWPQRPLRLIVTFPPGGASDIAARLIAPALAEHLGQSVVIENKPGAGSTLGASLVAQAPADGYTLLMSNSAPLSISPALMPARAYDPIKSFRHIAYVGAVPTAFVVRPDVPVSTLAELTAWIREQPQAVQYGSGGLASVGQIVGELYAQQARLRLQHIPYKGSGAMRNDLLGGQIRVAVDALPQNLPFLRSGQLRLLAVTTAGRVPQAPDIPSVGELGLPELIAENFVGISAPAGVPEEVVQRLDQATTHVLADAEIRSRLQAQGFVLDRKSPAEFSAFVSRQALAWEPVVRQSGAGL, from the coding sequence ATGCTTTCCCGTCGCCAACTCCTTCTGGCCAGCGCCGCGCTGCCCCTGGTTCGTGTCGCACGCGCCGCCTCGCCGTGGCCACAGCGTCCATTGCGGCTGATCGTGACTTTTCCGCCCGGAGGGGCCAGCGATATTGCCGCCCGTTTGATCGCGCCGGCGTTGGCCGAGCATCTGGGCCAGAGCGTGGTAATCGAGAACAAACCGGGGGCCGGGTCCACGCTGGGTGCATCCCTTGTCGCGCAGGCGCCTGCCGACGGGTACACCTTGCTGATGTCCAATTCGGCTCCTCTTTCGATCTCGCCGGCGTTGATGCCGGCGCGCGCCTACGATCCGATCAAGAGCTTTCGGCATATTGCCTATGTCGGTGCGGTTCCTACCGCGTTCGTGGTGCGTCCCGACGTGCCGGTGAGCACCTTGGCCGAACTCACCGCCTGGATACGCGAGCAGCCGCAAGCGGTGCAGTACGGCAGCGGCGGGCTGGCCTCGGTTGGCCAGATCGTGGGCGAACTCTATGCGCAGCAGGCAAGGCTGCGCCTGCAGCATATTCCCTATAAAGGGTCGGGCGCGATGCGCAACGATTTGCTGGGTGGCCAGATACGCGTGGCAGTGGATGCGTTGCCGCAGAATCTGCCCTTTTTGCGCTCCGGTCAATTGCGCCTGCTGGCGGTGACAACCGCCGGGCGCGTGCCGCAGGCGCCCGACATCCCGTCTGTCGGTGAGCTGGGACTGCCCGAATTGATCGCCGAGAACTTCGTGGGTATTTCGGCGCCTGCCGGGGTGCCGGAAGAGGTCGTGCAGCGGCTGGACCAGGCCACCACGCATGTCCTGGCCGACGCCGAGATCCGGAGCCGGTTACAGGCGCAGGGCTTCGTGCTGGATCGCAAGTCGCCAGCCGAGTTCTCCGCTTTTGTCAGTCGCCAGGCCTTGGCGTGGGAGCCAGTCGTTCGTCAAAGCGGAGCGGGGCTATGA
- a CDS encoding HAMP domain protein, with protein MSGNGTLTQRVVWALTGIVSVFVTVLALLTYLTFDQMEDDLVNDILTTETERVIQHLAVEPAYVPDRGSRELGGAMHAWLHVPGEVDDDMPEPLRGLDNGLHLLEPGADTWHVMVADASQGRGKVYVMYDATDNEERVQNFGLFVLGVGAVCIVVAYGLARRLAGYVVGPLIDVTDHLANWAPGAPDMAVTRDDEAGRLVEAFNRVQNQVDRSIARQREFAANLSHEIRTPLASIRSDSEMMQMDRRLPDDTQRRLARIVDDVDSISSSLESARAMAREEPRAAESVKLADCMQAAWQGFAGSAELAGLSFANDIDENVSRLIDRYALLTVLRNLVRNAIEHAAPAQLRASLNAAGNLVLADNGRGIAPDELPFVFQRYYSRRLRDTGSALNDNELPHGLGLAIAKQVCDMQDWTLAVDSTREGPQRGTRFTLALG; from the coding sequence GTGAGCGGCAACGGGACACTGACCCAGCGCGTGGTCTGGGCGCTGACCGGCATCGTGTCGGTCTTCGTCACGGTGTTGGCGTTGTTGACCTATCTCACGTTTGATCAGATGGAAGATGATCTGGTCAACGACATCCTCACCACCGAAACCGAGCGGGTCATTCAGCACCTGGCCGTCGAGCCGGCCTATGTGCCCGACCGCGGCTCACGCGAGCTGGGCGGCGCCATGCACGCCTGGCTTCATGTGCCCGGCGAGGTCGATGACGATATGCCGGAGCCGTTGCGCGGCCTGGACAATGGTTTGCATTTGCTCGAACCCGGCGCTGATACCTGGCATGTGATGGTCGCCGATGCCAGCCAGGGCAGGGGGAAGGTCTACGTCATGTATGACGCCACGGACAACGAAGAGCGGGTACAGAATTTTGGGCTGTTCGTGTTGGGCGTGGGGGCGGTGTGTATTGTGGTGGCGTATGGCCTGGCCCGCCGCCTGGCCGGCTATGTGGTGGGCCCGCTGATCGATGTCACCGACCACCTTGCCAACTGGGCGCCCGGCGCACCCGACATGGCTGTCACGCGTGATGATGAGGCCGGACGTCTGGTCGAAGCCTTCAATCGGGTACAGAACCAGGTGGACAGGTCCATCGCGCGCCAGCGCGAGTTCGCCGCCAATTTGAGCCACGAAATCCGAACGCCACTGGCGAGCATACGTTCCGATAGCGAGATGATGCAGATGGACCGGCGTTTGCCGGACGACACGCAGCGCCGGCTGGCGCGCATCGTCGATGACGTCGACAGCATTTCCTCCTCGCTCGAGAGCGCGCGCGCCATGGCGCGCGAAGAACCGCGGGCAGCCGAGAGCGTCAAGCTGGCTGACTGCATGCAGGCGGCCTGGCAGGGGTTTGCCGGCAGTGCCGAACTGGCGGGCTTGAGTTTTGCCAACGACATCGATGAGAACGTGTCCCGCCTCATCGACCGCTATGCCTTGCTGACGGTGTTGCGGAATCTGGTGCGTAATGCCATCGAGCATGCCGCCCCGGCGCAATTGCGCGCCAGCCTGAACGCCGCGGGTAACCTGGTGCTGGCCGACAACGGCCGGGGTATCGCGCCCGACGAACTGCCTTTTGTCTTTCAGCGCTATTACAGCCGCCGCCTGCGCGACACCGGGAGTGCGCTCAATGACAACGAGCTGCCGCATGGCCTGGGTCTGGCCATCGCCAAGCAGGTTTGCGACATGCAGGACTGGACGCTGGCGGTTGACTCCACGCGCGAAGGCCCGCAGCGCGGCACCCGCTTCACGCTTGCCCTGGGTTGA
- a CDS encoding DNA-binding response regulator: MSMTVARVLIVEDNLTIAGNLYDYLQIHGFLPDVAYDGHAALSMLQRQEFDAVILDIGLPGKEGYAVLHALRQEMRKPVPVLVLTAHDGLEDKLAGFSHGADDYLTKPFALAEVKARLLALVQRSRRSVVDAIYRCGPLALDSRSREVSVQGRPVHLAHKSVIIVEMLLRDPGNVVSRETLENALWGDEPPASDALRSQVHLLRRALSEAGFDGIETVHGMGWRLVAPDAS, from the coding sequence TTGAGCATGACGGTCGCGCGAGTACTCATCGTCGAGGACAATCTCACCATTGCGGGCAATCTGTACGATTACCTGCAGATCCATGGGTTTCTGCCCGATGTTGCGTACGATGGGCATGCCGCGTTGAGTATGCTGCAGCGTCAGGAGTTCGATGCCGTGATTCTGGATATCGGCTTGCCCGGCAAGGAAGGCTATGCCGTGCTGCATGCGCTGCGCCAGGAAATGCGCAAGCCGGTCCCCGTGCTGGTGCTCACGGCGCACGATGGCCTGGAGGATAAGCTGGCCGGTTTTTCGCATGGCGCGGACGACTATCTCACCAAACCTTTCGCACTGGCCGAGGTCAAGGCGCGATTGCTGGCGCTGGTCCAACGCTCGCGCCGTTCGGTGGTCGATGCAATCTACCGTTGCGGGCCGCTGGCGTTGGATAGCCGTAGTCGTGAAGTCAGCGTGCAGGGCCGGCCGGTGCATCTGGCGCACAAGTCCGTGATCATCGTCGAGATGCTGTTGCGCGACCCGGGCAATGTCGTCTCGCGCGAGACACTGGAAAATGCGCTGTGGGGCGACGAGCCCCCGGCCTCCGATGCCCTGCGCAGCCAGGTGCATTTGTTGCGCCGGGCTCTGAGCGAAGCAGGTTTTGACGGTATCGAAACCGTGCATGGTATGGGTTGGCGCCTCGTGGCGCCAGACGCCTCGTGA
- a CDS encoding FAD binding domain protein — protein sequence MTLLQDLQSLLGPAHVLVGDDAEPYVLDWRRRYRGRALAVARPGSTEEVAAALRLCRQHGAPVVPQGGNTGLCGGATPDDSGTAVILSTARLNRIRAIDTANDTITVEAGCVLRAVQDAAEQAGRLFPLSLAAEGSCTIGGNLATNAGGTQVLRYGNARELALGLEVVTAEGDIWNGLRGLRKDNTGYDLRDLYIGSEGTLGVITAATLKLYPLPVARCTALLTVGSVQEAVELLARARTGFGAALTGFELMAADCLHAVVRLFPQQRLPFEGASLQAPWFALLELSDSESEAHARERFEAVLGAAIEDGLVGDAAIAENLAQSQALWHLRESIPLAEAELGKAIKHDVSLPISAIAHFVQVTNAQLQARFAGVRNVIFGHLGDGNLHYNVARGPGQTEADLLALQPAVYEVVHRSVQAHGGSISAEHGVGQLKRDELPRYKSAVELTLMKRIKTALDPEGMMNPGKVLQAD from the coding sequence ATGACTCTGCTGCAAGATCTCCAGTCCTTGCTGGGCCCGGCCCATGTGCTGGTCGGCGACGATGCCGAACCCTATGTTCTGGATTGGCGGCGCCGCTACCGCGGCCGCGCGCTGGCCGTTGCGCGGCCAGGATCCACCGAAGAGGTTGCCGCCGCACTGCGCCTGTGCCGCCAGCATGGCGCGCCGGTGGTGCCGCAGGGAGGCAACACCGGCCTTTGTGGCGGTGCCACCCCAGATGACAGCGGCACGGCCGTGATTCTGTCGACCGCGCGCTTGAATCGCATACGGGCCATCGACACCGCCAATGACACGATCACCGTCGAAGCCGGCTGCGTGCTGCGGGCCGTGCAGGACGCAGCCGAACAGGCTGGCCGGCTTTTCCCGCTGAGTCTGGCGGCCGAGGGCAGTTGCACCATAGGCGGCAACCTCGCCACCAACGCCGGCGGCACGCAGGTGCTGCGCTACGGCAATGCGCGTGAACTGGCTCTGGGTCTGGAGGTCGTTACCGCCGAGGGCGACATCTGGAACGGGCTGCGTGGCTTGCGCAAAGACAACACCGGCTACGATCTGCGCGATTTATATATCGGCAGCGAAGGCACGCTGGGTGTGATCACCGCGGCGACCCTCAAGCTTTACCCGCTGCCGGTGGCCCGTTGTACGGCATTGCTGACGGTCGGCAGTGTGCAAGAGGCGGTCGAGCTGCTGGCTCGCGCCCGCACCGGGTTTGGCGCCGCGTTGACGGGCTTCGAACTCATGGCGGCAGACTGCCTGCACGCCGTCGTGCGGTTGTTTCCGCAGCAGCGTCTGCCCTTTGAGGGCGCATCGCTGCAGGCACCCTGGTTTGCGTTGCTTGAGCTCTCCGATAGCGAAAGCGAAGCCCACGCCCGCGAACGGTTCGAGGCCGTGCTGGGCGCGGCTATCGAGGACGGCCTGGTGGGCGATGCCGCCATCGCGGAAAACCTGGCGCAGAGCCAGGCACTCTGGCACCTGCGCGAAAGCATTCCTCTGGCCGAAGCGGAGTTGGGCAAGGCGATCAAGCATGACGTCTCGCTGCCAATCTCTGCCATTGCGCATTTCGTGCAAGTCACCAATGCGCAGCTGCAGGCCCGGTTTGCCGGGGTGCGTAATGTGATTTTCGGGCATCTTGGCGATGGTAATCTGCACTACAACGTGGCGCGCGGCCCGGGCCAGACCGAGGCAGACCTTCTGGCGCTGCAGCCCGCCGTCTACGAGGTCGTGCATCGCAGCGTACAGGCTCACGGCGGGTCCATCAGTGCCGAGCATGGCGTGGGGCAGCTCAAACGTGACGAATTGCCCCGCTACAAAAGCGCGGTGGAGCTGACGCTGATGAAACGCATCAAGACCGCCCTGGATCCCGAGGGGATGATGAACCCAGGCAAAGTGCTGCAGGCGGATTGA